DNA from Triticum aestivum cultivar Chinese Spring chromosome 7D, IWGSC CS RefSeq v2.1, whole genome shotgun sequence:
TTTTACCCAGTGGCGCTGGCCAACTCCAGTGATGCTTTGTGCCATTGAGGAGGAGGAACTTGGCTTTCCTGTGTGGGATCCACGCAAAAATCCTCGTGACAGAACACATCATATGCCCATTATCACCCCAGCATATCCATGCATGAACTCCAGCTATAATGTTTCGACGAGCACCCTGAGGGTTATGATAGAACAATTCCAGTTTGGCAATAAAATATGCCAGGTATTTTATAGCCTACAAAAATGTCTTACATCTTGGTATGGAGGTAGTATTCAACAACTGCTTATTTTTACTGTTTCCTTTACTCTTTAATGCAGGAAATTGAGATGAATAAGGCTAGTTGGTCTGCCCTTTTTGAGCCTTTCAATTTTTTTGAGGCGTATAAAAATTATTTGCAAGTTGACATCATCGCTGAGGATGATGAAGATCTCAGACTTTGGAAGGGATGGGTGGAGTCTCGATTGAGGCAACTGACGTTAAAGGTAATAGTATGTTGTATATGCTCATATTACTGTGCACAACTTGTCATAGGTTCACTTCCTTTTGGGGCTATACTGCATCAGTGGAGTTGTTACGGGAATTCCTGGTTGTGGAACTGGGATTGCATTGTTTTGATTCTTGGATCATGTAGAAGTCTGTCTGAACTGCAGAACAATTATAAAGGGGAGTGTCAGAGTGGAAATTAGTGATTTGAGTTGGGAACTTGTGGGGTGACAATTTGCATGCCTATTTCAAACAGCAAACATGGTGTTTTATTTTCAAATGTGTTCTTACTTTTTATGTATGATGCTTAACTGTTTAGCCTGCGGTTTTTGGTTGCACTTGCAGATTGAGCGGGACACCTATGGGAAATTGCAATGCCATCCATACCCATATGAGTATGCAGACCCTTCTAGACAGTGTGCACATTGTGCTTTCTTCATGGGCTTATCAAGGAAAGAAGGTGTGAAAATACAAGAAGGTCAGCAGTTTGATATTCGTGGAACAGTTGATGAGTTCAGGCATGAGATCAACATGTATATGTTCTGGAAGCCTGGGATGGAGTTGGCGGTTTCGCATGTCCGGAGGAAAGAGATTCCAGCTTATGTGTTTCCAGAAGGATACAAGAGACCTCGTCCTCAAAGGCATTTGAACCATCAGCACCACTCTGATAAGAATGACCCTGGAAATGGATCTCCAGACAGCCAGCTGAAGAGAAAGCATGATTCTACTGGGATTGATGATACTGAACCTTGCCGGTCTGTTAAGAGGGCTTCAATCAGTCCAGTTCACCCAAAAACTTCATCACCTCGGTCAGGCAATGTTAGTGATGAGCCCATAAGCAATAATCAACAAAAGGTCACTTCTAATGCAAGTGGTGGGAGTCAGGATTCACCTGGCAGTGGCAATCAAGATCAAACAAAGTGCTCAAGTTCATCACATGCATCTGAGAAAAGCTTGGATTCAGTCGCATCAGGCTCCAAGTGTGTGAAAATTGAAGCGGTTTGTTCTGGTGACGTGACTAGCAAGCATGTTGATTGTATTTCACCTGTCAAGGACAGCACTGCTCCAACCGTAGCAGTGAGTACAACTTTAAAGCGTGTTGCCGAGAAGGTTGTTTTGGAGCTTGTTGGAAGTGAAAGCATCGGCGGCAATAATGCAGAGTTACTGCAGATTGCAGAAACAGACATGGGAAATGTCCTTGTTGAAAATCTGCACTTCGGTGGGAATGGAGTTCCTCAGAGCGGCCTCCCTGAAGAGTTAGAGGTCTCACATTCTTTCCTTCCTGAAACGATTTCTGTTTGTTTCTAGATATGATCTGAACTGCTTTATTTGCTCATTTGGTCTATAAAGCTGAACAATGGGATTGAAGTGCTTTCTAAAGCTCATGCAGGTTTGAAGTCGGATGGATCCCAGAAGTCATCATTGAGGCATGATCTTGAACTCAATCCTTATACATTGAGTATCTACGTTGCTCCGTTTTCTTTATACTCTGCTGTTTGGTATTTGTTTGCTACTTTGCGCAGAGTTAGTTTGACATCAACAGCATGAGGTTCCAGAGCCGGGTGGAATGGAGGGTCTGGTGTCCCTTTGGTAAGTTGTTCAACTCACAAACTTTCCTTTTCGACACAGATCTGCAAACACTGGGGACTTGAAGGAAGATGGTGGTAAAATCATGTCTGGCAATGGCATGGCAAAAACAACAAACAAGCGAAGTTTCTTTCATGGAAGGTCATAAGATCTTTGCCAACTCTAGTCTAGATCTGTGGCAAGTTCATTTATGGAACTAGCTCGCTCCGCGGCTTAATTTGTCGATTCTGTCTGGAGTTGCGGTGTAGCTCACCCTAATGTATGGATTGAACTCCAGCAGGCTCCTTGGGTTGACTTGTTTACTTCCCAGGGATTCCGCTGTAGGTCTAGATTAGAGAGATGTGCTACTATCCTTCTGTGTTTCTCAAGACCCCTTTGTACCCTCCCAACCTTCGTAATATAAGATCTGCAAGACGGTTCCTTGTACTTTAGCATACCTTGCTTGTTTATCTTCAGTTTCATGTTCAGGCTGCCTCTGCATGTGAGTTTGGGTAACTACGTTACCTGTTAATATGACACCATGTAGTACTGTTACACATGCTGTTCTCGTCTAAAGCACTCCCTCAATTTTTGTGTACGAGGCCACTCCGTGTTTTTTTGACCATTTATTATACCAAAAAAATTTAGTCAGAAAAAGTTTTGTCATTGGATGTACATTACTAAGAGCTTTATGCTcgaatgatatattttttatgccACATAACTCATTTGTTGCTGAAAATTATAAGTCAAAGTTATGACATGAAAAACGAAGTGGTCTCGTATACAGAAATGATGAGTACAATTCAGATAAAAAcatttaatactccctccattcattaTACAAGGCAACTATCCATCTTTAGCAAAGCCATCAAATAAACACCATGACAATTGTATGAAAACCTCTCATGTTTCGTGGTTAATTGAACATGTTGTATGTGTTTTGGGGCTAATTGAACATGTTACATGTGATCCCTCTTCCTCAAAAGCCCCATACCTACTCACTTACGAAGCCTtctatcccaaacaagttggggtaggctagatatgaaacttTTTCACGAGGatttcccaggaggtcacccatcctagtatcactttcgcccaaatgggtttcatacccaaaagactggctagtttttacgttggctcgccaagtctatcacaacccttagatatgaaagcctttcacgaggacttcccaggaggtcacccatcctggtactactctcgctcaaatgggtttcatacctataGGACTAGCTAGTTTTTATGTTGGCTcgtcaagcctatcacaaccctcttCCTTTACCCGGCCTTGGGAtcggctatgcctagaagacataggccTCAAAAGCCCCATGCAACAAATAAATAGCACGACTTATTGTGTGAAAGCTCCCGTGTTCTAGCGTAATTAAACATGTTGCCGGTTTTTCTTTCTATATTCTGCATGCAACATTTGCATTAATAAGCATAGTTGAGGCAAAAAAAATCAGATAAATTCTTCTTGGGTTGAGATGGTGACCTTGTATAAATGTAAATTGTATTTTTGATAGCGGCTTCTATGGATAATGAAGGGAGTAGTAAAACTTACATGTTGATGCATCATCTTCGGTACCCCTGCCTGTTGGTGGGGCCATCCTAAATTGCGGAGGTAGACACCTATCACAATTGCATGAAACGTGATCATCATAGGCAGAGGAGTACAATGGTTGATATGAGTTGTTTTATTCAATGCAGGTTAATTAAAGGTGAAAAAAACTTGTTACCCAATAAATTATAACATGTTACATAAGAACAACAATGAAGCTTAGTGAGGGCCAAAGGGGGCCATGGCCCTCCAACCAAATATATTTCTTTATATAAACACATAATTCCCGCCTCCATGGTCGCCATTGTGTTGCTCTTCGTGTTTTGATAACCCTAGATTTTTGTGCAGGGTTGAAGTTAGTTCGTAATCTCCCAATCCCAAATTAGGGTTCCctcgtgtttttttgtttttccttgggAAATTTGCTCCCGGCGAGTCCCGGCATGCCCCATATATATCACGACTTGCCAAAAATTGGCAGGATGGATTCCACTATAGGTCTAGATTAGAGAGAGATATGTGTTACTATCCTTCTGTATTTCCGAAGACCCctttgttgttggggaacgttgcatgaaaaataaaatttttctacacacacgcaagatctatccaaggAGATGCATAgttacgagagggggagagcatattcatacccttgtagtttgctaagcggaagcgtttatcaacgcggttgaagtagtcgtacacacgatccatcccgatcaagtaccgaacaaacggcacctccgcattcagcacacgttcagctcgatgacgtcctcgccttcttgatccagcaagaggggtgaagtagtatatgagttccggcagcacgatgacgtggtgacgacggtggtgaagaacaatctccgcagggcttcgccaagcacaacagaaactatgacggaggataaactagagggggcggggtagccggcacacggcttgaTGAATCTTGATGTGTTCCCGGTGCTaaacccctctatttatatgttgagccctagggtcgtttcttggagaaagagcctcctcaaagtcggtttagcccgcaaggcaagagtccttctcggactccaggaccagacgccagggtccctgacCTCCGCAAAATTTCCTTTTGCACCTACCTAAAGCCCCATGGGCCTTACCCCTTAGCCTAACCATATCatactatatataaatctttacctccggaccattccggagctcctcgtcatgtccgtgatctcacccgagactccgaacaacattcggtcaccaacatacataactcatataatactatatcatcaacgaacattaagcgtgcggaccctacgggttcgagaatgatgtagacatgaccgagatgcttctccggtcaatagccaatagcgggacctggatgcccatattggttcctacatattctacaaagatctttatcggtcgaacctttatgacaacatacgtagttccttttgtccgtcggtatgttacttgcccgagattcgatcgtcggtatctccataccaagttcaatctcgttattggcaagtatctttactcgttccataatacatcatcctgtaactaactccttagtcactttgcttgcaaacttcttgtgatgctgtattaccgagagggcccagagatacctctccgttacacggagtgacaaatcccagtcttgatccatgccaacccaacaacacCTTTagtgatacctgtagagcacctttatgatcacccagttacgttgggacgttggatggcacacaaggtattcctccggagtccgggagttgcatgatctcatggtcgaagaaacatgcattagacattaagaaagtagtagcaataaactgaacgatcatatgctatggtaacggttgggtcttgtccatcacatcattctcctaatgatgtgatcccgttattaaatgacaactcatgtctatggtcaggaaaccttaaccatcttttgatcaacgagctagtctagtagaggcttactggggacttagtatttgtttatgtattcacacatgtatttaagtttccaatcaatacaattatagcatgaataataaacctttatcatgattaaggagatataataataaccactttattattgcctctagggcatatttccaacagtctcccacttgcactagagtcaataatctagttcacatcgccatgcgattaacacccaatgagttctaaggtgtgatcatgttttctttgtgagagaggttttagtcaacgggtttgcaacattcagattcgtgcgtattttgcaaatgtctatgtctacaatgctctgcatggagctactctagctaattgctcccacgttctatacgtatccagattgagactcagagtcgtcCAGATTGGtgtttaaagcttgcatcgacataaccctttacgatgaactctttatcacctccataaccgagaaacatttccttagtcctctttaagtaTCTAAGGATAATTtcaccactgtccagtgatccactcctggatcactattgtaccctgatacgtctccaccatatctataatttttgattgttccatgctattatattatctgtttttgatgttttatatgcattaatatgctatattattattatttttgggactaacatattaacctagagccgagtgccagtttctgttttttccttgtttttgagttttacagaaaacgaatatcaaacggagtccaaacggaataaaattttcgcgatgatttttcttggaccagaagacaccagtaggacttggagatgaagtcagaggagtcccgaggcgacgacaagccttaggggcgtgccctaggggggagggggcgccccctagcttgtgggtccctcggaggtcctctaaccctaatctttggcctataaattgagaaatattcccaaaccaccaaaagcgtccaccaaaatacttttccgccgccgtaaccttctgtaccagtgagatcccatcttggggccttttccggcaatctgccggagggggattcgatcatggagggcttctacatcaactctattgccttccgatgaagcgtgagaagcgtgagtagtttaccacagacctacgggtccatagctagtaggtagatggcttcttctctctctttgatcttcaatacaatgttctcctccatgttcttggagatctatccgatgtaatattattttgcggtgtgtttgtcgagatccgatgaattgtggatttatgatcagattatctattaatatcatttgagtcttttttgaactcttttatgcatgattaaatatctttgtatttctctttgaattatcagtttggtttggccaactagattggttcttcttgcaatgggagaggtgcttagttttgggttcaatcttgcagtgtcctcactcagtgacatagtaggggtagagaggcacgtgttgtattgttgccatcaagggtaaaaagatggggttttcatcgtattgcttgagcttatccctctacaccatgtcatcttacttaaggcgttactccgttcttatgaacttaatactctaaacgCATGCTGGATAactgtcaatgtgtggagtaatagtagtagatgcatgcaggagtcggtctacttgacacggacgtgatgcctatattcataatcattgccttggatatcatcttaactttgcgcttttctatcaattgctcgacagtaatttgttcacccaccatatgctttctttcaagagagaagcctctagtgaaacctatggcccccgggtctattttccatcatatattttcagatctataaaccaaaaaaaatccaaaaataccttgctgcaatttatttgtttctttactttattttatgttttagtaatctttcatatctatctctatcagatctcatccttgcaagtgaccgtgaagggattgacaacccctttatcgtgttgggtgcaagtgtttgattgtttgtgcaggtgcatagattggagacttgttcgtacctcctactggattgataccttggttctcaaactgagggaaatacttatctctaatttgctgcatcaccctttcctcttcaaggaaaaaccaacacaagctcaagaagtagcatacccccttgccagactcatggcaaggcacacatcaggtctggtacacagcatggcatacattatagaacctatggctgaggcatagggaatgactttcattctctctctatcttctgccgtggtcgggctttgagtctgactcaatttcacacctcgtAACACAAGCAAGaagcctttctttgactgatccattttgaacttcatcaaaatcttatcaaggtatgtgctttgtgaaagtcctattaagcgtcttgatctatccctatagatcttgatgcccaatatataagaaacttcactaaggtctttcattgaatttttttattcaaatgtccttttatgctatccagaaattctatatcatttccaatcagcaacatgtcatccacatataatattagaaaagctacagagctcccactcactttcttgtaaatacgggttcaccataa
Protein-coding regions in this window:
- the LOC123163888 gene encoding nuclear poly(A) polymerase 4 isoform X4, which encodes MASIRWGLNVAYVVRCTGSAMELLPPQAFRRLSFHLAVHGPGADIDTLCVGPSYVNREEDFFIVLHDILAQNEEVTQLQPVPDAHVPVMKFKFHGISIDLLYASVSLLVVPSDLDISQEAVLYDIDEATVRSLTGCRVADQILRLVPNIESFRTTLRCLKHWARRRGVYSNVTGFLGGVNWALLVARVCQLYPNAVPSMLVSRFFRVFTQWRWPTPVMLCAIEEEELGFPVWDPRKNPRDRTHHMPIITPAYPCMNSSYNVSTSTLRVMIEQFQFGNKICQEIEMNKASWSALFEPFNFFEAYKNYLQVDIIAEDDEDLRLWKGWVESRLRQLTLKIERDTYGKLQCHPYPYEYADPSRQCAHCAFFMGLSRKEGVKIQEGQQFDIRGTVDEFRHEINMYMFWKPGMELAVSHVRRKEIPAYVFPEGYKRPRPQRHLNHQHHSDKNDPGNGSPDSQLKRKHDSTGIDDTEPCRSVKRASISPVHPKTSSPRSGNVSDEPISNNQQKVTSNASGGSQDSPGSGNQDQTKCSSSSHASEKSLDSVASGSKCVKIEAVCSGDVTSKHVDCISPVKDSTAPTVAVSTTLKRVAEKVVLELVGSESIGGNNAELLQIAETDMGNVLVENLHFGGNGVPQSGLPEELELNNGIEVLSKAHAGLKSDGSQKSSLRHDLELNPYTLSIYVAPFSLYSAVWYLFATLRRVSLTSTA
- the LOC123163888 gene encoding nuclear poly(A) polymerase 4 isoform X3 codes for the protein MATSNKPISLAGPLDADVQRTVELNKFLVEAGLYESADESARREEVLGELDKIVKDWVKQLTSQRGYTDQMVEEANAVLFTFGSYRLGVHGPGADIDTLCVGPSYVNREEDFFIVLHDILAQNEEVTQLQPVPDAHVPVMKFKFHGISIDLLYASVSLLVVPSDLDISQEAVLYDIDEATVRSLTGCRVADQILRLVPNIESFRTTLRCLKHWARRRGVYSNVTGFLGGVNWALLVARVCQLYPNAVPSMLVSRFFRVFTQWRWPTPVMLCAIEEEELGFPVWDPRKNPRDRTHHMPIITPAYPCMNSSYNVSTSTLRVMIEQFQFGNKICQEIEMNKASWSALFEPFNFFEAYKNYLQVDIIAEDDEDLRLWKGWVESRLRQLTLKIERDTYGKLQCHPYPYEYADPSRQCAHCAFFMGLSRKEGVKIQEGQQFDIRGTVDEFRHEINMYMFWKPGMELAVSHVRRKEIPAYVFPEGYKRPRPQRHLNHQHHSDKNDPGNGSPDSQLKRKHDSTGIDDTEPCRSVKRASISPVHPKTSSPRSGNVSDEPISNNQQKVTSNASGGSQDSPGSGNQDQTKCSSSSHASEKSLDSVASGSKCVKIEAVCSGDVTSKHVDCISPVKDSTAPTVAVSTTLKRVAEKVVLELVGSESIGGNNAELLQIAETDMGNVLVENLHFGGNGVPQSGLPEELELNNGIEVLSKAHAGLKSDGSQKSSLRVSLTSTA
- the LOC123163888 gene encoding nuclear poly(A) polymerase 4 isoform X5, whose protein sequence is MATSNKPISLAGPLDADVQRTVELNKFLVEAGLYESADESARREEVLGELDKIVKDWVKQLTSQRGYTDQMVEEANAVLFTFGSYRLGVHGPGADIDTLCVGPSYVNREEDFFIVLHDILAQNEEVTQLQPVPDAHVPVMKFKFHGISIDLLYASVSLLVVPSDLDISQEAVLYDIDEATVRSLTGCRVADQILRLVPNIESFRTTLRCLKHWARRRGVYSNVTGFLGGVNWALLVARVCQLYPNAVPSMLVSRFFRVFTQWRWPTPVMLCAIEEEELGFPVWDPRKNPRDRTHHMPIITPAYPCMNSSYNVSTSTLRVMIEQFQFGNKICQEIEMNKASWSALFEPFNFFEAYKNYLQVDIIAEDDEDLRLWKGWVESRLRQLTLKIERDTYGKLQCHPYPYEYADPSRQCAHCAFFMGLSRKEGVKIQEGQQFDIRGTVDEFRHEINMYMFWKPGMELAVSHVRRKEIPAYVFPEGYKRPRPQRHLNHQHHSDKNDPGNGSPDSQLKRKHDSTGIDDTEPCRSVKRASISPVHPKTSSPRSGNVSDEPISNNQQKVTSNASGGSQDSPGSGNQDQTKCSSSSHASEKSLDSVASGSKCVKIEAVCSGDVTSKHVDCISPVKDSTAPTVAVSTTLKRVAEKVVLELVGSESIGGNNAELLQIAETDMGNVLVENLHFGGNGVPQSGLPEELELMQV
- the LOC123163888 gene encoding nuclear poly(A) polymerase 4 isoform X6: MATSNKPISLAGPLDADVQRTVELNKFLVEAGLYESADESARREEVLGELDKIVKDWVKQLTSQRGYTDQMVEEANAVLFTFGSYRLGVHGPGADIDTLCVGPSYVNREEDFFIVLHDILAQNEEVTQLQPVPDAHVPVMKFKFHGISIDLLYASVSLLVVPSDLDISQEAVLYDIDEATVRSLTGCRVADQILRLVPNIESFRTTLRCLKHWARRRGVYSNVTGFLGGVNWALLVARVCQLYPNAVPSMLVSRFFRVFTQWRWPTPVMLCAIEEEELGFPVWDPRKNPRDRTHHMPIITPAYPCMNSSYNVSTSTLRVMIEQFQFGNKICQEIEMNKASWSALFEPFNFFEAYKNYLQVDIIAEDDEDLRLWKGWVESRLRQLTLKIERDTYGKLQCHPYPYEYADPSRQCAHCAFFMGLSRKEGVKIQEGQQFDIRGTVDEFRHEINMYMFWKPGMELAVSHVRRKEIPAYVFPEGYKRPRPQRHLNHQHHSDKNDPGNGSPDSQLKRKHDSTGIDDTEPCRSVKRASISPVHPKTSSPRSGNVSDEPISNNQQKVTSNASGGSQDSPGSGNQDQTKCSSSSHASEKSLDSVASGSKCVKIEAVCSGDVTSKHVDCISPVKDSTAPTVAVSTTLKRVAEKVVLELVGSESIGGNNAELLQIAETDMGNVLVENLHFGGNGVPQSGLPEELEV
- the LOC123163888 gene encoding nuclear poly(A) polymerase 4 isoform X2, with product MATSNKPISLAGPLDADVQRTVELNKFLVEAGLYESADESARREEVLGELDKIVKDWVKQLTSQRGYTDQMVEEANAVLFTFGSYRLGVHGPGADIDTLCVGPSYVNREEDFFIVLHDILAQNEEVTQLQPVPDAHVPVMKFKFHGISIDLLYASVSLLVVPSDLDISQEAVLYDIDEATVRSLTGCRVADQILRLVPNIESFRTTLRCLKHWARRRGVYSNVTGFLGGVNWALLVARVCQLYPNAVPSMLVSRFFRVFTQWRWPTPVMLCAIEEEELGFPVWDPRKNPRDRTHHMPIITPAYPCMNSSYNVSTSTLRVMIEQFQFGNKICQEIEMNKASWSALFEPFNFFEAYKNYLQVDIIAEDDEDLRLWKGWVESRLRQLTLKIERDTYGKLQCHPYPYEYADPSRQCAHCAFFMGLSRKEGVKIQEGQQFDIRGTVDEFRHEINMYMFWKPGMELAVSHVRRKEIPAYVFPEGYKRPRPQRHLNHQHHSDKNDPGNGSPDSQLKRKHDSTGIDDTEPCRSVKRASISPVHPKTSSPRSGNVSDEPISNNQQKVTSNASGGSQDSPGSGNQDQTKCSSSSHASEKSLDSVASGSKCVKIEAVCSGDVTSKHVDCISPVKDSTAPTVAVSTTLKRVAEKVVLELVGSESIGGNNAELLQIAETDMGNVLVENLHFGGNGVPQSGLPEELELNNGIEVLSKAHAGLKSDGSQKSSLRSANTGDLKEDGGKIMSGNGMAKTTNKRSFFHGRS
- the LOC123163888 gene encoding nuclear poly(A) polymerase 4 isoform X1 yields the protein MATSNKPISLAGPLDADVQRTVELNKFLVEAGLYESADESARREEVLGELDKIVKDWVKQLTSQRGYTDQMVEEANAVLFTFGSYRLGVHGPGADIDTLCVGPSYVNREEDFFIVLHDILAQNEEVTQLQPVPDAHVPVMKFKFHGISIDLLYASVSLLVVPSDLDISQEAVLYDIDEATVRSLTGCRVADQILRLVPNIESFRTTLRCLKHWARRRGVYSNVTGFLGGVNWALLVARVCQLYPNAVPSMLVSRFFRVFTQWRWPTPVMLCAIEEEELGFPVWDPRKNPRDRTHHMPIITPAYPCMNSSYNVSTSTLRVMIEQFQFGNKICQEIEMNKASWSALFEPFNFFEAYKNYLQVDIIAEDDEDLRLWKGWVESRLRQLTLKIERDTYGKLQCHPYPYEYADPSRQCAHCAFFMGLSRKEGVKIQEGQQFDIRGTVDEFRHEINMYMFWKPGMELAVSHVRRKEIPAYVFPEGYKRPRPQRHLNHQHHSDKNDPGNGSPDSQLKRKHDSTGIDDTEPCRSVKRASISPVHPKTSSPRSGNVSDEPISNNQQKVTSNASGGSQDSPGSGNQDQTKCSSSSHASEKSLDSVASGSKCVKIEAVCSGDVTSKHVDCISPVKDSTAPTVAVSTTLKRVAEKVVLELVGSESIGGNNAELLQIAETDMGNVLVENLHFGGNGVPQSGLPEELELNNGIEVLSKAHAGLKSDGSQKSSLRHDLELNPYTLSIYVAPFSLYSAVWYLFATLRRVSLTSTA